CCATCCTTTGCTATCATTTTTGCAAGACTGATACATACAAAGTCAAGCCCTTCCTGGAATACATCTTCTTCGCATTCCCCATACCCCGTGGCTGTAAGGAGCGCCATGTCACTGGTACTCGTGTCCCCATCCACCACTACCATGTTAAAACTTCTGTCAACAGCCTTTTTCAGGCAGGAGTTGAGAGTTTCCCTGGATAAAGCCGCATCGGTATATAAAAAAGCAAGCATCGTACCCATATCGGGTGCAATCATTCCCGAACCCTTGGAAATCCCGCCTATCCGCACGCCATTATCAAGCTCCACTGCCGCTTCTTTCACAAAAGTGTCGGTCGTCATGATAGCACGGGCGCAGGCTTTGCTGGCTTCTTTAGAATCTGACAGCCCGTTTAATACCTCATCAAGGTGCTCCTTTATCCAATCTTTATCAAGGTAGCGCCCGATTACGCCTGTAGAGGCAACACCTATTTCATTCTGGGCGCAATTCAGTTTTTCTGCCAGTATTCCTGCCATCCACCTGGCATCGAGTTTGCCTTTTTCACCTGTAAACGCATTTGCACATCCGCTGTTCGCAATTACCGCTTTTAATTCCCCGCTCACCAGTGCTTCCTGCGTGATAACAAGGGGAGCTGCTATCACTTTGTTCCGCGTGAAAGCGCCGGCAGACGTTCGCTTTCGCGCTTCGGAGATGATTACCGCAAGACCGTTCTTTCCCTGCTTGATGCCGTTTGCCTTCACCCCTCGTACTGCACAGATACCGCCCTCGATGTGCTTCATAATTATTCCGTTGCGGAAAGGCCCCTTATTATATCGCTTCGCGCTACGATTCCCACCAGCTTTGACTTTTCGATGACAGGCAGCCTGTTTACCTTGTGTTTAACCATAATGCTCGATGCTTCTTCCAGACTGTCATCGGGAGAAATGGCATGAACTGTTTTATTCATAATGTCCCTCACAGGCTTCATCTTCAAATCTTCAAGGGCTTTTTTAAACTCTTCAAGCCTGACAAGGTTTCGTATAGGAACCTCAATTACCTCAAACGGGCTGGGAAGCCATAATTCGCCTGAGAATTGCGGTATTTCAAATAACTTGAGGAGATCTGTTTCAGATACGATTCCCACTACTTTCCCTTTTTCAACTACAGGCAAGCCGCTTATATGGTACTCTTTTAATAGTTTCGCAAGAATACTTACAGGGTCATCAGGCTTGCATGTAATTACATCTTTATTCATCACATCTTTTATTTTCATATTTACCTCACGGAGCGGTACCGGGCGTCCAGAGACCGGTCGTCTCGGGAAGCCCGAACATCAGGTTCATGTTCTGGATTGCCTGCCCTGACGCCCCTTTCACAAGGTTGTCTATCGCTGATATTACAACTATCCTGTCGCTGTCTTTTTCAATCTCAAAACCTATATCGCAGAAATTAGAGCCGCGTACACTGGTCAGCATCGGGATTCCTTTTATAAGCCTTATAAATGGCTTATCCTGATAAAAATTCCGGTATATATCGCTAACTTCCTCTTCGCTCAATTCCTTTTTCACAAAAATATGCGCCGTGGTCAGTATTCCGCGCACCGAAGGAATGACATGCGGAGTAAAGCTGATGCTTTTTAAACCGCCGTCGAGCAGTGAAAGCTCCTGCACAATCTCGGCGCGGTGGCGGTGGGACGTAAGTTTATAAGCCTGTATGTTCTCAGC
The sequence above is drawn from the Candidatus Methanoperedens sp. genome and encodes:
- a CDS encoding CBS domain-containing protein, which translates into the protein MKIKDVMNKDVITCKPDDPVSILAKLLKEYHISGLPVVEKGKVVGIVSETDLLKLFEIPQFSGELWLPSPFEVIEVPIRNLVRLEEFKKALEDLKMKPVRDIMNKTVHAISPDDSLEEASSIMVKHKVNRLPVIEKSKLVGIVARSDIIRGLSATE
- the argJ gene encoding bifunctional ornithine acetyltransferase/N-acetylglutamate synthase; the protein is MKHIEGGICAVRGVKANGIKQGKNGLAVIISEARKRTSAGAFTRNKVIAAPLVITQEALVSGELKAVIANSGCANAFTGEKGKLDARWMAGILAEKLNCAQNEIGVASTGVIGRYLDKDWIKEHLDEVLNGLSDSKEASKACARAIMTTDTFVKEAAVELDNGVRIGGISKGSGMIAPDMGTMLAFLYTDAALSRETLNSCLKKAVDRSFNMVVVDGDTSTSDMALLTATGYGECEEDVFQEGLDFVCISLAKMIAKDGEGATRLIEARVKGALSEDDARKAARAIVRSPLVKTAIFGKDPNWGRVVAAVGYSGAEVEQERISLKFSDNKNEVALVTSGRIVVGKLEALKSIMESKEIVIEVALGLGDYEAIAWGCDLTYDYVKINAMYTT